One genomic region from uncultured Cohaesibacter sp. encodes:
- a CDS encoding sigma-54 dependent transcriptional regulator — MRLLITGTLNGQLSQATKIALDRGAQVSHAETTQMAVSHLRAGRGADLMMIDVKLDIASLIRSLEDEHITIPVIACGVENDARAAVEAIRAGAKEYIPLPPDPEIIAAVLEAVSKDQGDLIHRDPAMNNVVQLANQIAPSDASVLITGESGTGKEVLARHLHQHSRRASKPFVSVNCAAIPDNLLESELFGHEKGAFTGAVARRIGKFEEANGGTLLLDEISEMDIRLQAKLLRAIQERVIDRVGGTKPVPVDIRILATSNRNLADEVRAGTFREDLLFRLNVINLQIPPLRERPQDIDLLAAHFADKYAQANGLPQRKLSTDCHRHLHANNWPGNVRELENTIHRAVLLATGVEIGAEALRMPDGSRMDDTIIGMASGPAAQAVIAAEGVTRTLVGHTVAEVEQDLILDTLDHCLGNRTHAANILGISIRTLRNKLKQYSDEGVDIPQPGEARQTG, encoded by the coding sequence ATGCGCCTGCTTATTACCGGTACCCTGAATGGCCAACTTTCCCAGGCAACAAAAATTGCTCTGGACCGAGGAGCTCAGGTTTCCCACGCTGAAACCACGCAAATGGCCGTAAGCCATCTACGTGCAGGACGCGGTGCGGATTTGATGATGATCGATGTGAAACTCGATATCGCCAGCCTGATCAGATCTCTTGAAGACGAGCACATCACCATCCCGGTGATTGCCTGCGGCGTAGAAAATGATGCCCGCGCAGCGGTTGAGGCCATCCGCGCCGGAGCAAAAGAATATATTCCGCTTCCGCCAGATCCGGAAATCATTGCTGCCGTTCTGGAAGCCGTTTCCAAGGATCAGGGTGATCTGATCCATCGTGATCCGGCCATGAACAATGTGGTGCAGCTGGCCAACCAGATTGCCCCAAGCGATGCGTCCGTTCTCATCACCGGCGAAAGCGGCACCGGTAAGGAAGTCCTAGCCCGCCACCTGCACCAGCATTCACGCCGGGCTAGCAAACCCTTTGTGTCCGTCAACTGCGCAGCCATTCCGGACAATCTCCTGGAATCCGAATTGTTCGGCCACGAAAAGGGGGCATTCACCGGTGCTGTTGCCCGCCGTATCGGTAAGTTCGAAGAAGCAAACGGCGGCACGCTGCTGCTGGACGAGATTTCCGAAATGGATATCCGCCTGCAGGCAAAATTGCTGCGCGCCATTCAGGAGCGGGTCATTGACAGGGTGGGCGGCACCAAGCCTGTACCGGTCGACATCCGCATTCTGGCAACCTCGAACCGCAATCTGGCAGACGAAGTGCGTGCGGGCACTTTCCGCGAAGACCTTCTGTTCCGTCTCAACGTGATCAATCTGCAAATCCCGCCACTGCGTGAACGCCCGCAAGATATCGATCTGCTGGCCGCCCATTTCGCTGACAAATATGCGCAAGCCAATGGCCTGCCCCAGCGCAAACTAAGCACCGACTGCCATCGCCATTTGCATGCCAATAACTGGCCAGGCAACGTGCGCGAACTGGAAAACACCATTCATCGTGCCGTACTTCTGGCAACGGGCGTGGAAATCGGGGCTGAAGCCCTGCGCATGCCGGATGGCAGCCGCATGGACGACACCATCATCGGCATGGCCAGCGGCCCTGCTGCGCAAGCCGTTATCGCAGCAGAAGGAGTAACCCGCACTCTTGTTGGCCACACGGTTGCAGAAGTGGAACAAGACCTGATTCTGGATACGCTGGATCATTGCCTCGGTAACAGAACCCATGCCGCCAACATTCTGGGCATCTCCATCCGGACCCTGCGCAACAAGCTCAAGCAATATTCCGATGAGGGCGTCGACATTCCTCAGCCGGGCGAAGCCCGACAAACGGGATAA
- the flhA gene encoding flagellar biosynthesis protein FlhA produces the protein MSDADATMTAEPASATEAPAADGPRGPSPLDQLGNVITFLRQGDLGLAIGVMTILVVMILPLPSAFMDMFLAISIIFSVLILMTSLFIRAPLEFSSFPTILLVSTMLRLALNLASTRLILAYGHEGPAAAGNVIQAFGSFVTRGNFVIGVIVFAILVTVNFVVITKGSGRIAEVAARFTLDAMPGKQMAIDADLSAGLINEEEAKKRRKDLSDESTFFGAMDGASKFVRGDAIAGLIITFINVLGGIIIGVAQMDMAFSDAAQSYTLLTIGDGLVSQIPALIVSTAAGILVSKAGVSGSADKALVDQLSGYPKALGMSSAVMVVMAFLPGMPLIPFLTLGVGAGYLSYKASQKHKQQALKEVIEKKQQELKEAAPPKEEPISEVLKMDELRLELGYGLISMANGNASQALTDQIKALRRQLASEMGFIMPAVRIMDNVQLQANDYVLKVKEVEVGRGVVYPNQFMTMDPTGADISLPGIKTQEPTFGLPAVWIDGSLREEAAILGLTVVDPATVISTHLTEIIKANMGELLSYAVVQGLLDELPKEQKKLIDDIVPGQITISGIQRVLQSLLAERISIRDLSSILEGIADASGFTRSIQTMTEHVRRRLSLQICAANQAPGGYLPILTLSPKWEREFGNALVGDGDEKQLAMAPSKLQEFVGLVRDGYEDAAQVGEIPVLLTSPAIRPYVRSIIERFRAHTTVLSQNEVHTRVRLKTVGSI, from the coding sequence ATGAGTGATGCAGACGCAACAATGACGGCGGAACCAGCGAGCGCCACAGAAGCTCCGGCAGCCGACGGCCCTCGGGGGCCGTCTCCGCTCGACCAGTTGGGCAATGTCATTACCTTCTTAAGGCAAGGTGATCTCGGGCTCGCCATTGGCGTCATGACCATTCTCGTGGTCATGATCCTGCCGTTGCCGTCTGCCTTTATGGATATGTTTCTGGCAATCTCCATCATCTTTTCCGTGCTCATTCTGATGACTTCGCTGTTCATCCGGGCTCCGCTGGAATTCTCGTCGTTCCCGACGATCCTGCTGGTCTCAACAATGTTGCGGCTTGCGCTGAATCTTGCGTCCACGCGCCTCATTTTGGCCTATGGCCATGAAGGCCCAGCAGCGGCGGGCAACGTTATTCAGGCCTTTGGCAGCTTCGTCACCCGCGGCAATTTCGTCATTGGCGTCATCGTCTTTGCCATTCTGGTGACGGTGAACTTCGTGGTTATCACCAAGGGTTCGGGCCGTATCGCAGAGGTCGCCGCCCGCTTCACCCTCGATGCAATGCCCGGCAAGCAGATGGCCATTGATGCGGACCTTTCCGCAGGACTCATCAATGAGGAAGAAGCCAAAAAGCGCCGTAAAGACCTGTCTGACGAAAGCACCTTCTTCGGCGCCATGGACGGTGCCAGCAAGTTCGTGCGTGGTGATGCCATCGCCGGTCTCATCATCACCTTCATCAATGTGCTCGGCGGCATCATCATCGGTGTTGCACAGATGGACATGGCGTTCAGTGATGCTGCCCAATCCTACACTCTGCTGACCATTGGCGATGGTCTGGTTTCCCAGATTCCTGCTCTGATCGTCTCCACCGCGGCTGGTATTCTGGTTTCCAAAGCCGGTGTCAGCGGCTCTGCCGACAAGGCGCTGGTCGACCAGCTCTCGGGTTATCCAAAAGCGCTGGGCATGTCATCGGCCGTGATGGTTGTCATGGCCTTCCTGCCCGGCATGCCGCTTATCCCCTTCCTCACCCTGGGCGTTGGTGCGGGCTACCTTTCCTACAAGGCCAGCCAGAAGCACAAGCAACAGGCGCTCAAGGAAGTGATCGAAAAGAAGCAGCAAGAGCTGAAGGAAGCCGCGCCTCCGAAGGAAGAGCCGATCAGCGAAGTGCTCAAGATGGATGAATTGCGTCTTGAACTCGGCTATGGTCTGATCAGTATGGCCAATGGCAATGCGTCTCAAGCACTCACCGACCAGATCAAAGCCCTGCGTCGACAGCTGGCCTCTGAAATGGGCTTCATCATGCCTGCAGTGCGCATCATGGATAACGTTCAGCTGCAGGCCAACGATTATGTGCTCAAGGTCAAGGAAGTCGAAGTCGGGCGCGGCGTCGTCTATCCGAATCAGTTCATGACCATGGATCCAACCGGTGCCGACATTTCCCTGCCAGGTATCAAGACGCAAGAACCGACATTCGGCCTGCCTGCTGTCTGGATCGATGGGTCTTTGCGTGAAGAGGCTGCCATTCTCGGCCTGACGGTTGTCGATCCGGCAACGGTCATCTCGACCCATCTCACCGAGATCATCAAGGCCAACATGGGCGAGTTGCTCTCCTATGCCGTCGTTCAGGGGCTGCTTGATGAACTGCCAAAAGAGCAGAAAAAGCTTATCGACGATATTGTTCCCGGTCAGATCACCATTTCCGGCATCCAGCGTGTGCTGCAGTCCTTGCTGGCTGAACGTATTTCCATCCGTGATCTGTCGTCTATTCTGGAAGGTATTGCCGATGCTTCGGGCTTCACCCGTTCCATCCAGACCATGACCGAACATGTGCGTCGCCGTTTGTCCTTGCAGATCTGCGCCGCCAATCAGGCTCCCGGAGGCTATTTGCCCATCCTGACCCTTTCCCCCAAATGGGAACGGGAATTCGGCAACGCGCTCGTTGGTGATGGCGACGAAAAGCAGCTGGCGATGGCACCAAGCAAATTGCAAGAGTTCGTTGGCCTCGTGCGCGATGGCTATGAAGATGCAGCACAAGTAGGGGAAATTCCGGTACTGTTAACCTCTCCTGCCATCCGCCCCTATGTCCGTTCGATCATCGAACGTTTCCGGGCTCACACCACTGTTCTAAGCCAGAATGAGGTCCATACGCGGGTGCGTCTTAAGACTGTTGGATCAATTTGA
- a CDS encoding paraquat-inducible protein A, which translates to MRTFLLPILLAIAAFSFGLGLTLPLVSLDKLLFFTETPSLRTIIAGLWEQDERILALVILAFSVLLPATKILLLHIAVYRGKKSRSLAVLSVVSKWSMMDVLLVALVIFSAKTSGLATASAMPGIWFYGTATLASVIASVMVRK; encoded by the coding sequence GTGAGAACTTTCCTTCTGCCGATCCTGTTGGCCATCGCTGCCTTTTCCTTCGGTTTGGGCCTCACACTACCGCTGGTTTCTCTCGACAAACTGCTTTTCTTTACAGAAACCCCATCGCTCCGAACCATCATTGCAGGGCTCTGGGAGCAGGATGAGCGGATACTGGCTCTGGTGATTCTGGCCTTCTCGGTGCTTCTGCCCGCAACCAAGATCCTGCTGCTGCATATTGCCGTTTACAGGGGCAAGAAATCTCGTTCGCTGGCGGTGCTGTCCGTGGTGAGCAAATGGTCCATGATGGACGTGCTGCTCGTGGCTCTGGTCATCTTTTCAGCCAAGACCAGCGGCCTGGCAACGGCCTCGGCGATGCCCGGAATCTGGTTCTATGGCACGGCTACGCTGGCCTCGGTAATCGCTTCTGTTATGGTCCGGAAATAG
- the hemG gene encoding menaquinone-dependent protoporphyrinogen IX dehydrogenase, translated as MAKIALFFVSQDGQTRKIAHTLSNHLTHFAHQVTLFDLRDTAVSASDIEEADLVIVLAAIRYGFHLKPAEHFLSTYGDKLCTKPLAMLSVNLTARKAHKRTIEHSVYLQKWLKRHPLEPQIVRAIAGKLDYPSYRFFDRFMIQLIMRITKGPTDPSLTVEFTDWEQVKELAEEISQLV; from the coding sequence ATGGCAAAAATCGCTCTTTTCTTCGTTAGCCAGGATGGCCAGACGAGAAAAATCGCCCACACGCTATCCAATCATCTTACTCATTTTGCACATCAGGTCACCCTGTTTGACCTCAGGGACACTGCTGTGTCAGCCTCTGATATCGAGGAGGCTGATCTGGTGATTGTGCTTGCTGCGATCCGTTATGGCTTTCATCTCAAGCCTGCAGAGCATTTTCTTTCGACCTATGGGGATAAGCTGTGCACGAAACCGCTTGCCATGCTATCGGTCAATCTGACTGCGCGTAAGGCGCATAAGCGGACCATTGAGCATAGTGTGTATCTGCAGAAATGGCTCAAGCGCCATCCGCTTGAACCGCAAATCGTGCGAGCCATTGCCGGAAAACTCGACTATCCCAGCTATCGCTTTTTTGATCGCTTCATGATCCAGTTAATCATGCGGATTACCAAGGGGCCGACCGATCCGAGCCTGACGGTGGAGTTTACCGATTGGGAACAGGTAAAAGAGCTGGCCGAGGAGATATCTCAGCTAGTATAA
- the fliJ gene encoding flagellar export protein FliJ — MKSRESLIRLKRFQVDEKRRQVGQIELMVTEFEGMIRDLDAQIAFEEEKAGISDIAHFAYPTFAKAAIQRKENLQVSIDDLNEQLERAQDQLREAVAEMKKVEMLEERDHHREQAARDQAEQDELDDFAMIGHRRGH; from the coding sequence ATGAAGTCGCGTGAAAGTCTTATTCGCCTGAAACGGTTTCAAGTTGATGAGAAACGTCGTCAGGTCGGGCAGATTGAACTGATGGTCACTGAGTTCGAAGGCATGATCCGTGACCTCGATGCGCAGATCGCGTTCGAGGAGGAAAAGGCCGGGATCAGCGATATCGCTCATTTTGCTTATCCAACCTTTGCGAAAGCTGCTATTCAACGCAAGGAAAACCTTCAGGTTTCGATCGATGACCTCAATGAACAGCTGGAACGGGCGCAGGATCAACTGCGTGAAGCTGTCGCTGAGATGAAAAAGGTCGAAATGCTTGAAGAGCGCGATCATCATCGTGAGCAGGCCGCCAGAGATCAGGCCGAGCAGGATGAACTCGATGATTTTGCGATGATTGGCCATCGCCGCGGGCATTAG
- the fliI gene encoding flagellar protein export ATPase FliI: MVQELISKLEDINPRHSFGRVASIQGHLVEVVGPLFEMSVGSMLHIHVDGREPIKCEVVGFSSDRALCLPYSELDGIRLGSRAELHGPAVVRPTKDWLGRMINAFGEPIDGKGPLGRGHDTVSLRGKPPAAHKRMRVGGPMDLGVRALNTFITLCEGQRMGIFAGSGVGKSVLLSMLARNASSEVNVIGLIGERGREVQEFVEDDLGEEGLKRSIVVVATSDEMALMRRQAAYLTLALSEFFRKQGKQVLCMMDSVTRFAQAQREIGLAAGEPPTSKGYTPTVFAELPKLLERAGPGEKNEGAVTGLFTVLVEGDNHNEPVADAVRGILDGHIVMERAIAERGRYPAINILKSVSRTLPKAADPAFWPDVLKARQFMATYSDMEELIRLGAYKQGSDPNVDLAIALHEPLETFLTQNKGEATSIEEGYQALQSILGTQTATGNSGL; this comes from the coding sequence ATGGTACAGGAACTGATCAGTAAACTGGAGGACATAAACCCGCGGCATTCCTTTGGCCGGGTTGCGTCGATTCAGGGCCATCTGGTGGAAGTGGTGGGGCCGCTCTTCGAGATGAGCGTGGGCTCAATGTTGCATATCCATGTGGATGGACGCGAGCCGATCAAATGCGAAGTGGTGGGCTTTTCCTCTGATAGGGCTCTCTGTCTGCCCTATTCAGAGCTGGATGGGATTCGTCTGGGTAGCCGGGCGGAGCTGCATGGGCCAGCGGTCGTGCGCCCGACGAAAGACTGGCTGGGGCGCATGATCAATGCCTTTGGCGAGCCGATTGATGGCAAGGGACCTTTGGGGCGTGGGCATGATACCGTATCCCTGCGTGGAAAGCCTCCAGCTGCGCACAAGCGCATGCGCGTCGGCGGGCCTATGGATCTTGGGGTCCGGGCTCTCAACACCTTCATAACGCTTTGTGAGGGGCAGCGCATGGGTATTTTTGCAGGCTCGGGCGTTGGTAAGTCGGTTTTGCTTTCCATGTTGGCGCGCAATGCCAGTTCTGAGGTCAATGTTATTGGCCTGATCGGTGAGCGTGGGCGCGAGGTGCAGGAATTTGTCGAGGACGATCTTGGGGAAGAAGGCCTCAAACGGTCCATTGTGGTGGTGGCCACATCAGATGAAATGGCGTTGATGCGCAGACAGGCGGCCTATCTGACGCTGGCTCTTTCCGAGTTTTTCCGCAAACAGGGCAAGCAGGTTCTCTGCATGATGGATTCGGTAACGCGCTTTGCCCAGGCGCAGCGCGAAATCGGTCTGGCGGCCGGTGAACCCCCGACTTCCAAGGGATATACCCCCACAGTTTTCGCCGAATTGCCCAAATTGTTGGAAAGAGCGGGGCCTGGCGAAAAAAATGAGGGTGCTGTTACAGGTCTTTTTACTGTTTTGGTGGAAGGTGATAATCACAATGAGCCCGTAGCGGATGCTGTTCGTGGTATTCTGGATGGACATATCGTTATGGAAAGGGCCATTGCTGAGAGGGGAAGGTACCCGGCGATAAACATTTTGAAATCTGTTTCGCGTACTCTCCCCAAGGCTGCCGATCCGGCCTTCTGGCCTGATGTGCTCAAGGCTCGGCAATTTATGGCGACCTATTCGGATATGGAAGAGTTGATCCGGTTGGGAGCCTATAAACAGGGAAGCGATCCAAATGTGGATTTGGCTATCGCTCTTCATGAACCACTGGAAACCTTCCTGACACAAAACAAGGGGGAGGCCACCAGCATCGAAGAGGGATACCAAGCGTTACAGTCCATTCTAGGAACGCAGACCGCAACGGGTAATTCGGGGCTTTAA
- a CDS encoding response regulator transcription factor: MRVLLIEDDGATAQSIELMLKSESFNVYTTDLGEEGIDLGKLYDYDIILLDLNLPDMSGYEVLRTLRVSKVKTPILILSGLAGIEDKVRGLGFGADDYMTKPFHKDELVARIHAIVRRSKGHAQSVITTGELTVNLDTKTVEVEGQRVHLTGKEYQMLELLSLRKGTTLTKEMFLNHLYGGMDEPELKIIDVFICKLRKKLATATGGRNYIETVWGRGYVLREPDEEGMRESA, from the coding sequence ATGCGCGTTTTGCTAATTGAGGACGACGGCGCCACAGCACAGAGCATCGAGTTGATGCTCAAGTCTGAAAGCTTCAATGTCTACACAACCGATCTCGGTGAAGAAGGCATTGACCTTGGTAAGCTGTACGACTACGACATTATTCTACTGGACTTGAACCTGCCGGATATGAGCGGTTACGAGGTACTTCGTACTCTGCGCGTTTCCAAGGTGAAAACTCCGATTCTTATCCTTTCCGGTCTTGCCGGCATTGAGGACAAGGTTCGTGGGCTAGGCTTCGGTGCAGATGACTATATGACCAAGCCATTCCACAAGGATGAGCTGGTAGCCCGTATTCATGCGATCGTAAGACGCTCGAAGGGCCACGCACAGTCTGTTATCACGACTGGCGAGTTGACCGTGAACCTCGACACCAAGACTGTCGAAGTGGAAGGCCAGCGCGTCCATCTGACAGGCAAAGAATATCAGATGCTTGAGCTTCTAAGCTTGCGCAAGGGAACAACCCTCACCAAAGAGATGTTCCTGAACCATCTATATGGTGGCATGGATGAACCAGAGTTGAAAATTATCGACGTATTCATCTGTAAATTGCGCAAAAAGCTCGCAACAGCGACCGGCGGTCGCAACTATATCGAAACCGTATGGGGCCGTGGCTATGTGCTGCGTGAACCTGACGAAGAGGGTATGAGAGAAAGCGCCTGA
- a CDS encoding protein-glutamate O-methyltransferase CheR → MTPQEYSFLQGFLKEKSGLVLSNDKQYLIESRLMPIARKAGLDSISELIGKLKGFGDRTLQTAVVEAMTTNESFFFRDKTPFEHFVDTIVPHLVETRKRGRVRIWCAAASTGQEPYSLAMSLKENASKLGGLSFEIVATDISHEVLEKAKAGFYSQFEVQRGLPVQLLLKYFTQHGEMWQIAPEIRSMVNYKPFNLLESFSAMGQFDVIFCRNVLIYFDQPTKTDIMQRLAKQMPDDGYLLLGAAETVVGLTDAFQAVPGKRGLYCNARGAAGKTAGSAQPKIAVGQSAFGSRALGANQTVAKPAVFSSSRLSSIPGGRK, encoded by the coding sequence ATGACGCCACAGGAATATTCTTTCTTGCAGGGTTTCTTGAAGGAAAAGTCAGGGTTGGTGCTCTCGAACGACAAGCAGTATCTCATTGAGAGCCGCTTGATGCCGATCGCACGCAAGGCCGGATTGGATTCCATTAGCGAACTGATCGGCAAGCTGAAGGGGTTCGGTGACCGGACATTGCAGACGGCTGTTGTCGAAGCGATGACGACCAATGAATCCTTCTTCTTTCGCGATAAGACACCCTTCGAGCATTTTGTTGATACGATTGTTCCACATCTTGTGGAAACCCGTAAACGGGGGCGTGTGCGTATCTGGTGTGCTGCCGCGTCTACAGGGCAGGAACCGTATTCTCTGGCCATGAGCCTGAAGGAAAACGCTTCGAAACTTGGTGGTCTGAGCTTTGAAATCGTTGCTACGGACATTTCCCACGAGGTGTTGGAAAAGGCAAAGGCAGGCTTCTATAGCCAGTTTGAAGTGCAGCGCGGGTTGCCTGTGCAGCTTCTGCTGAAATATTTCACCCAGCATGGGGAAATGTGGCAGATCGCACCGGAAATTCGGTCCATGGTGAATTACAAACCTTTCAACCTTCTTGAAAGTTTCTCCGCCATGGGGCAATTCGATGTGATCTTTTGCCGCAACGTGCTGATCTATTTTGATCAGCCAACGAAGACAGACATCATGCAGCGGCTTGCCAAGCAAATGCCTGATGATGGCTATTTGCTGCTTGGAGCTGCCGAGACCGTGGTTGGACTGACCGATGCGTTTCAGGCGGTGCCAGGTAAGCGGGGGCTTTACTGCAATGCTCGCGGTGCTGCGGGTAAAACTGCTGGCTCTGCGCAGCCAAAGATTGCTGTTGGGCAAAGTGCATTTGGGTCCCGTGCTTTAGGGGCAAACCAAACTGTCGCCAAGCCGGCCGTGTTCTCTTCTTCCCGATTGTCCAGCATTCCAGGTGGTCGCAAGTAG
- a CDS encoding chemotaxis response regulator protein-glutamate methylesterase, with protein sequence MGLMSAEATVAKSPSRQVKVMVVDDSVVIRGLISRWVSEDPALELVGSHRNGRLAVEDIAKSRPDIVVLDIEMPDMDGLTALPLLLKNYSKARILMASTLTRRNAEISLRALSLGATDYVPKPESNSQITTSREFRTELLAKIKAIGGAVEDGPAQFRASRAAGRAGTAPTARNQQSRQAMAADTAAGRKPASAAPVPAGSIAGPNGIMLRKLGSARPRALLIGSSTGGPQALEKLLQEIGPQMRSAPILITQHMPATFTAILADHLARSSGMPAAEAQDGEVVQNGHIYVAPGGKHMELTKQAGQAVIKLTDGPPVNFCKPAVDPFFESAAQVYGAAALGVVLTGMGHDGAAGARHIVDAGGSILAQDEASSVVWGMPGAAAQAGVCAAVIPLNQIGSKVMRIFRGERT encoded by the coding sequence ATGGGTCTGATGTCCGCTGAGGCTACTGTTGCGAAATCTCCTTCACGGCAAGTCAAAGTGATGGTAGTTGATGACTCTGTCGTCATTCGGGGTTTGATTAGTCGTTGGGTGAGTGAAGATCCTGCTCTTGAGCTGGTTGGATCGCATCGCAATGGCCGATTGGCTGTTGAGGATATCGCTAAGTCGAGACCGGATATCGTCGTTCTGGATATTGAAATGCCAGACATGGACGGGCTTACCGCGCTTCCTCTGCTATTAAAAAACTACTCAAAAGCCCGAATTCTGATGGCTTCGACGCTCACCCGTCGCAATGCTGAAATCAGTTTGCGCGCTCTTTCGCTTGGTGCGACCGATTATGTTCCCAAGCCGGAATCCAATAGCCAGATCACCACATCTCGTGAATTCCGTACCGAACTGTTGGCCAAGATCAAAGCCATCGGCGGTGCTGTAGAGGATGGTCCTGCACAGTTTCGCGCGTCGCGTGCGGCTGGACGTGCGGGTACGGCTCCCACGGCCCGCAATCAGCAAAGCCGACAGGCTATGGCCGCTGATACTGCCGCTGGACGCAAGCCTGCTTCGGCCGCTCCAGTGCCTGCGGGGTCCATTGCCGGTCCAAACGGGATCATGCTGCGCAAGTTGGGGTCTGCACGTCCGCGTGCTTTGCTGATCGGTAGCTCCACTGGTGGACCGCAGGCGCTTGAAAAGCTTCTTCAGGAAATTGGACCGCAGATGCGTTCCGCTCCAATTCTGATCACCCAGCATATGCCGGCAACCTTCACGGCCATTCTGGCCGATCATCTGGCCCGGTCTTCCGGAATGCCCGCAGCCGAGGCTCAGGATGGTGAAGTTGTGCAGAATGGGCATATCTATGTGGCGCCTGGCGGCAAGCATATGGAATTGACCAAACAGGCCGGCCAAGCCGTTATCAAGCTGACCGATGGTCCGCCGGTCAATTTCTGCAAACCTGCGGTTGATCCATTTTTCGAAAGTGCTGCACAGGTCTATGGAGCTGCCGCTCTGGGTGTTGTTCTGACCGGTATGGGCCACGATGGTGCTGCAGGTGCGCGTCATATCGTCGATGCTGGTGGCAGTATTTTAGCTCAAGATGAAGCAAGCAGTGTTGTTTGGGGCATGCCAGGAGCCGCCGCTCAGGCCGGTGTCTGTGCTGCCGTCATACCGCTCAATCAGATTGGCTCCAAAGTAATGCGTATATTTAGAGGGGAGCGGACATGA
- a CDS encoding response regulator, whose amino-acid sequence MKTCLVVDDSSVIRKVARRILEDLDFEIFEAEDGKEALDSCAAQMPDAVLLDWNMPVMDGLDFLMELRKLEGGANPKVIFCTTENDVAHIAKAIRAGANEYIMKPFDRDIVEAKLQEVGLI is encoded by the coding sequence ATGAAAACGTGTCTGGTAGTTGATGACTCCAGTGTAATCAGAAAAGTTGCTCGTCGCATTCTTGAAGATCTCGATTTTGAGATTTTCGAGGCTGAAGATGGCAAGGAAGCTCTGGACAGCTGTGCGGCCCAAATGCCTGATGCCGTGCTGCTTGACTGGAATATGCCTGTCATGGATGGTCTGGATTTTCTTATGGAGCTTCGCAAACTGGAAGGCGGAGCAAATCCGAAGGTTATATTCTGTACGACTGAAAACGATGTGGCGCATATAGCAAAGGCGATACGCGCAGGGGCAAACGAATATATCATGAAGCCGTTTGACCGCGACATCGTGGAAGCAAAGCTTCAAGAAGTTGGTCTGATTTAA
- a CDS encoding chemotaxis protein CheW: protein MSNHQMTPELEDDSVNETIQYVTIFISGQLFGLPINRVHDVFVPESVTRVPLSQVEIAGVLNLRGRIVTAIDMRKRLGLPPHEYEGSMMAIGIEFKEESYGLIIDSVGEVLDLSETSRESVPSNLDSRWADIAAGVHRLEKELMVILDVDRVLGDMVTTGVAA, encoded by the coding sequence ATGAGTAACCATCAGATGACACCAGAGCTGGAAGATGACAGCGTCAATGAAACGATCCAGTATGTGACGATCTTCATTTCCGGCCAGCTGTTTGGTTTGCCAATTAATCGCGTTCATGACGTGTTTGTGCCCGAATCCGTCACCCGCGTTCCCCTGTCACAGGTGGAAATTGCCGGTGTGCTGAATCTTCGTGGACGGATCGTGACGGCAATCGATATGCGCAAGCGTTTGGGTTTGCCCCCTCATGAATATGAGGGCAGCATGATGGCTATCGGAATCGAGTTTAAGGAGGAATCCTACGGCCTGATTATCGATAGCGTTGGGGAGGTTCTGGATTTGAGCGAGACGAGCCGTGAGTCCGTACCAAGCAACCTTGATTCTCGCTGGGCTGATATTGCAGCTGGCGTGCATCGCTTGGAAAAAGAACTCATGGTTATTCTCGATGTTGATCGCGTGTTGGGCGATATGGTTACAACGGGCGTCGCTGCCTAG